Sequence from the Streptomyces sp. Edi4 genome:
GGTTGCGGGCCAGGCACTCCTCGGGGCCGATGCCCAGCCGTTCGGCGACACCGGGCCGGAATCCCTCGACCAGTACGTCGGACGCCTCCACCTTGCGCAGCAGCCACGCCACGTCCGCGGGACTCTTGAGGTCGAGCTCCGTGGAGTGCCGGCCCCGGTCCAGTTCCCCGTGCCAGTCAGCGAAAGAACGAAGGCCATCACTTCGGTCGATGCGCAGGACATCAGCTCCCAGGTCCGCGAACATCATGCAGGCGAAGGGAGCGGGCCCGATCGCCGCCAGCTCGACCACTCGCAGGCCGTCGAGCGGCCCGGTCATCGCGTGCTCCAGCAGCTGTGGCCGGGAAGCGTCCCCGAACCCGGCAGGGCAGTCAGGACATTCAGGGTGTTCGACATGGGGGGAACGTAAGCAGCGGATCCGAAGCTTCACTCGAGTTCCGCTCGACGGTGACGTCAGCAGGGGCCGGTAGGGCTCCAGCGCCGTCCGAGGGGGAAGCGGCACCGTGAACAGAGCGGATTTCAGTTCCCGCGCCGTGACGCCCTCAGGAAGGATGCACCGTGACAACCAGTGCCGTGGAGGCCGGCGATCCCGCCGGGGCGAAGACCGAGACCTTTCCCTACCGACGCCAGTGCCCCTTCACCCCGCCCAAGGACTACGCGGAGATGGCCGCCAAGGACGTCTCCCAGGTCACGCTCACCGGGTCCGGACTGCGCATCTGGACGGTCACGAACTACCGGATGATCCGGGAACTGCTCACCGACCTGCGGGTCAGCGCCTCACGCAGGCACGACAACTTCCCCTTCTACTTCATCGCCCCGCCGGAGTACCGCACGGAGACCTCGTTCATCGGCTACGACGGCAAGGAACACAGCGACACCCGCCGCAAGGCGGCGCTGACGTTCACCAACCGGCAGGTGCAGCGGCTGCGTCCGCGCATCGAAGAGATAGTCGACGAGCACCTGGACACCCTGCTCTCGCTGGAGCCGCCGGCGGACTTCCACCGGGTGTTCTCGCTGGCCGTGCCCATGACGGTGATCTGTGAGCTGCTCGGTATTCCGCAGGACCAGCACGATTTCTTCATCAAGCACGGCACGGCGCTGCTCGGCGGGCACAGCTCCACCGAGGAGCGGCAGGCCGCGATCGTCGAAGTGAACGCCTATATAGGCGAGTTGATTCAGCTCAAGAAGCGGGAGCCGGGCGAGGACCTGCTCAGCCGCGCGATGGCGGACTACGCGGAGTCCGGCGAGGAGTACACCGACCGGGACCTGTTCAACATGGTCCGGCTGCTGATGAACGGCGGCCACGAGACGACCGCCAGCCAGATTTCCCTCGGCACGGCCTGCCTCCTGGAGAATCCCGGCCAGCTCGAACTGCTCCTGAACGACCCGTCGTTGGTCAAGCCAGCCGTCGAGGAGCTGGTGCGGTTCGCGACCATCGGGGACACCGCCGTCCCCCGCGTGGCCCTGGAGGACATCGAGATCGGCGGCCAGGTGATCCGCAAGGGGGACGGAATCCTGTGTTTGGGTCTCGCCGCCAACCGCGACCCGGAGGTGTTCCCCGAGCCGGAAAAGCTCGACATCACCCGGGGCAGCCGCAAGCATCTGGGTTTCGGGCACGGGGTGCACCACTGCATCGGCGCCGACCTCGCGCGTCTGGAGCTGGAGATCGTGTGGAGCAAGCTCTTCCAGCGCGTCCCCACGCTGAAGCTCGCCAAGCCGTTCCTGGAGATACCGCGCAAGGAAGGCGCGGTCATCTACGGGCTGTGGGAGCTGCCCGTCACCTGGTGAAGCCGCGCGGACAGCCCGCCCCCGGCGATCCGTCGCGGGCCGGCTCCGCGTGCCCCGCCCGGTGCGCGGGGCGTGCCCTTCCCGGGCGGCACGGGCCTGTGGACGCTGTAGCGGCTCTCCAGGGCCCTTCCAGGCACCCGGGCCACGGTGGGGCTCCAGGCGACGCCACCGCACACAGCAGGCGTGCCCCGACCGGAAGGAACCGGTGTGCCCCAGGCAGTGCAGGAAACCGGACAGCGGGTGACCGCGGACCTCTATGTCGAGGTGCAGCAGTTCTACGCACGGCAGATGCCGCTTCTCGAGGAGCGGCGGCTGGAGGAGTTCCTGGAGACGCTCACCGAGGACGGCTCGATCGAGCACCGTCCCGGGGGGTGGAGGCTCGAAGGACGTGCGCAGTTGCTGACCGAGATGCGTCAGCGCCGGGGCGACCCGGAACGGCCGCTGGTCGAGGAGGTGTCGGCCCGTGAGGCACGGCAGAAGAACATCGCGTACTACGACGGCCTCGTGTACCGGTACTGGTTCGACCGGATGCGGATCGACCCGGTCGGCGAGGACACCCTGCACGTCCGGTACCAGGCCATCGTGAGCATGACCGATGCGGCCGGCAAGGTGAGTTTCGAGCCGACGACCGTCGTGGAGGACGTCCTGGTCCGGATCGACGGGGAGCTGTACACACGTTCCCGGCTGGTCACCCACGACTCTCCCCACTGGGCCGACAAGATCCACAACCCGTCCTGACCGACGCGAAGCCCCGCCCGCGCCGGCCCCCGGCAAGCCGCTCACCGCGGAGGTTCCCCTTGTCCACCCGCCCTGGGGCGGCCGAGCGCTTCGCGCGTTCCGCAGCCATCACCCGCGACGGCTCCTGGCTGCGCACCAGCGACGTCGCCGACTGGATGGCACAGCGCGCGCTGTGCCACCGCTTCGCCGTCGACCGCATTCCCTTCGCGGCGCTCGACGGCTGGTCCTTCGCCGGGAGCACCGGGAACCTGACCCATCGCAGTGGCCGCTTCTTCACCGTGGAAGGCATGCGGGTCTCGGTGGACTCCGGTCCCTTCCGCGACTGGCAGCAGCCGATCATCCATCAACCGGAAGTCGGCATCCTGGGCATCCTGGCCAAGGAGTTCGACGGGGTGCCGTACTTCCTCATGCAGGCCAAGATGGAGCCGGGCAACCGCAATCTGCTACAGCTCTCCCCCACGGTGCAGGCGACGCGCAGCAACTACACCAGGGTGCACCGCGGTGCGGACGTGCCCTACCT
This genomic interval carries:
- a CDS encoding nuclear transport factor 2 family protein; this translates as MPQAVQETGQRVTADLYVEVQQFYARQMPLLEERRLEEFLETLTEDGSIEHRPGGWRLEGRAQLLTEMRQRRGDPERPLVEEVSAREARQKNIAYYDGLVYRYWFDRMRIDPVGEDTLHVRYQAIVSMTDAAGKVSFEPTTVVEDVLVRIDGELYTRSRLVTHDSPHWADKIHNPS
- a CDS encoding cytochrome P450, which gives rise to MTTSAVEAGDPAGAKTETFPYRRQCPFTPPKDYAEMAAKDVSQVTLTGSGLRIWTVTNYRMIRELLTDLRVSASRRHDNFPFYFIAPPEYRTETSFIGYDGKEHSDTRRKAALTFTNRQVQRLRPRIEEIVDEHLDTLLSLEPPADFHRVFSLAVPMTVICELLGIPQDQHDFFIKHGTALLGGHSSTEERQAAIVEVNAYIGELIQLKKREPGEDLLSRAMADYAESGEEYTDRDLFNMVRLLMNGGHETTASQISLGTACLLENPGQLELLLNDPSLVKPAVEELVRFATIGDTAVPRVALEDIEIGGQVIRKGDGILCLGLAANRDPEVFPEPEKLDITRGSRKHLGFGHGVHHCIGADLARLELEIVWSKLFQRVPTLKLAKPFLEIPRKEGAVIYGLWELPVTW